In the genome of Neovison vison isolate M4711 chromosome 3, ASM_NN_V1, whole genome shotgun sequence, one region contains:
- the LOC122901719 gene encoding gamma-crystallin D, with protein MGKITFYEDRGFQGRHYECSSDHSNLQPYFSRCNSVRVDSGCWMLYEQPNYAGCQYFLQRGDYRDYQQWMGLSDSVRSCRLIPHAGSHRIRLYEREDYRGQMMEFTEDCSSLQDRFRFNEIYSLNVLEGSWVLYELPNYRGRQYLLRPGDYRRYHDWGAPSARVGSLRRVMDYY; from the exons atggggaag ATCACTTTCTACGAGGACCGGGGCTTCCAGGGCCGCCACTACGAGTGCAGCAGTGACCACTCCAACCTGCAGCCCTACTTCAGCCGCTGCAACTCGGTGCGCGTGGACAGCGGCTGCTGGATGCTCTATGAGCAGCCCAACTACGCGGGCTGCCAGTACTTCCTGCAGCGCGGGGACTACCGAGACTACCAGCAATGGATGGGCCTCAGCGACTCGGTCCGCTCCTGCCGCCTCATCCCGCAC GCTGGCTCTCACAGGATCAGACTCTATGAGAGGGAAGATTACAGAGGCCAGATGATGGAGTTCACGGAGGACTGCTCCTCTCTTCAGGACCGCTTCCGCTTCAATGAGATCTACTCCCTCAACGTGCTGGAGGGCTCCTGGGTCCTCTACGAGCTGCCCAACTACCGGGGGCGGCAGTACCTGCTGAGACCGGGGGACTATAGGCGTTACCACGACTGGGGGGCCCCGAGTGCCCGAGTGGGCTCATTGAGGAGAGTCATGGATTACTACTGA
- the LOC122901721 gene encoding gamma-crystallin C isoform X1, with protein sequence MGKITFYEDRSFQGRCYECSSDCPNLQPYFSRCNSIRVDSGCWMLYERPNYQGHQYFLRRGDYPDYQQWLGFSDSIRSCCLIPQQASSHRLRLYEREDHKGLMTELSEDCSCIQDRFRLSEVRSLHVLEGCWVLYELPNYQGRQYLLRPQEYRRYHDWGAMDAKTGSLRRAVDLY encoded by the exons atggggaag ATCACCTTCTACGAGGACCGCAGCTTCCAGGGCCGCTGCTACGAATGCAGCAGCGACTGCCCCAACCTGCAGCCCTACTTCAGCCGCTGCAACTCCATCCGCGTGGACAGCGGCTGCTGGATGCTCTATGAGCGCCCCAACTACCAGGGCCACCAGTACTTCCTGCGGCGCGGGGACTACCCCGACTACCAGCAGTGGCTGGGCTTCAGCGACTCCATCCGCTCCTGCTGTCTCATCCCCCAG CAGGCGAGCTCCCACAGGCTGCGGCTGTATGAGAGAGAGGACCACAAAGGCCTCATGACGGAGCTGAGCGAGGACTGCTCCTGCATCCAGGACCGCTTCCGCCTGAGTGAGGTCCGCTCCCTCCACGTGCTGGAGGGCTGCTGGGTCCTCTACGAGCTGCCCAACTACCAGGGGCGGCAGTACCTGCTGAGGCCCCAAGAGTACAGGCGCTACCACGACTGGGGGGCCATGGATGCTAAGACAGGCTCTTTGCGGAGGGCGGTGGATTTATACTGA
- the LOC122901721 gene encoding gamma-crystallin C isoform X2 gives MGKITFYEDRSFQGRCYECSSDCPNLQPYFSRCNSIRVDSGCWMLYERPNYQGHQYFLRRGDYPDYQQWLGFSDSIRSCCLIPQASSHRLRLYEREDHKGLMTELSEDCSCIQDRFRLSEVRSLHVLEGCWVLYELPNYQGRQYLLRPQEYRRYHDWGAMDAKTGSLRRAVDLY, from the exons atggggaag ATCACCTTCTACGAGGACCGCAGCTTCCAGGGCCGCTGCTACGAATGCAGCAGCGACTGCCCCAACCTGCAGCCCTACTTCAGCCGCTGCAACTCCATCCGCGTGGACAGCGGCTGCTGGATGCTCTATGAGCGCCCCAACTACCAGGGCCACCAGTACTTCCTGCGGCGCGGGGACTACCCCGACTACCAGCAGTGGCTGGGCTTCAGCGACTCCATCCGCTCCTGCTGTCTCATCCCCCAG GCGAGCTCCCACAGGCTGCGGCTGTATGAGAGAGAGGACCACAAAGGCCTCATGACGGAGCTGAGCGAGGACTGCTCCTGCATCCAGGACCGCTTCCGCCTGAGTGAGGTCCGCTCCCTCCACGTGCTGGAGGGCTGCTGGGTCCTCTACGAGCTGCCCAACTACCAGGGGCGGCAGTACCTGCTGAGGCCCCAAGAGTACAGGCGCTACCACGACTGGGGGGCCATGGATGCTAAGACAGGCTCTTTGCGGAGGGCGGTGGATTTATACTGA
- the LOC122901722 gene encoding gamma-crystallin B isoform X2, translating to MGKITFYEDRGFQGRCYECSGDCPNLQPYFSRCNSIRVDSGCWMLYERPNYQGHQYFLRRGDYPDYQQWLGFSDSIRSCRLIPQHSGTFRMRIYERDDFRGQMSETTDDCLSLQDRFHLNEIHSLNVLDGCWVLYEMPSYRGRQYLLRPGEYRRYLDWGAMNAKVGSFRRVMDFY from the exons ATGGGAAAG ATCACCTTCTACGAGGACCGCGGCTTCCAGGGCCGCTGCTACGAATGCAGCGGCGACTGCCCCAACCTGCAGCCCTACTTCAGCCGCTGCAACTCCATCCGCGTGGACAGCGGCTGCTGGATGCTCTATGAGCGCCCCAACTACCAGGGCCACCAGTACTTCCTGCGGCGCGGGGACTACCCCGACTACCAGCAGTGGCTGGGCTTCAGCGACTCCATCCGCTCCTGCCGCCTCATCCCCCAG CACTCTGGCACATTCAGAATGAGGATCTACGAGCGAGATGACTTCAGAGGACAAATGTCAGAGACCACAGATGATTGTCTCTCTCTTCAGGACCGCTTCCATCTCAATGAAATCCACTCCCTCAACGTGCTGGATGGCTGCTGGGTCCTTTATGAGATGCCCAGCTACAGGGGACGGCAGTACCTTCTGAGGCCCGGGGAGTACAGGAGATACCTTGACTGGGGGGCCATGAATGCCAAAGTTGGTTCTTTCAGACGAGTAATGGATTTTTACTAA
- the LOC122901722 gene encoding gamma-crystallin B isoform X1 — protein sequence MGKITFYEDRGFQGRCYECSGDCPNLQPYFSRCNSIRVDSGCWMLYERPNYQGHQYFLRRGDYPDYQQWLGFSDSIRSCRLIPQVSHSGTFRMRIYERDDFRGQMSETTDDCLSLQDRFHLNEIHSLNVLDGCWVLYEMPSYRGRQYLLRPGEYRRYLDWGAMNAKVGSFRRVMDFY from the exons ATGGGAAAG ATCACCTTCTACGAGGACCGCGGCTTCCAGGGCCGCTGCTACGAATGCAGCGGCGACTGCCCCAACCTGCAGCCCTACTTCAGCCGCTGCAACTCCATCCGCGTGGACAGCGGCTGCTGGATGCTCTATGAGCGCCCCAACTACCAGGGCCACCAGTACTTCCTGCGGCGCGGGGACTACCCCGACTACCAGCAGTGGCTGGGCTTCAGCGACTCCATCCGCTCCTGCCGCCTCATCCCCCAGGTGAGT CACTCTGGCACATTCAGAATGAGGATCTACGAGCGAGATGACTTCAGAGGACAAATGTCAGAGACCACAGATGATTGTCTCTCTCTTCAGGACCGCTTCCATCTCAATGAAATCCACTCCCTCAACGTGCTGGATGGCTGCTGGGTCCTTTATGAGATGCCCAGCTACAGGGGACGGCAGTACCTTCTGAGGCCCGGGGAGTACAGGAGATACCTTGACTGGGGGGCCATGAATGCCAAAGTTGGTTCTTTCAGACGAGTAATGGATTTTTACTAA